Proteins from a single region of Hordeum vulgare subsp. vulgare chromosome 6H, MorexV3_pseudomolecules_assembly, whole genome shotgun sequence:
- the LOC123401708 gene encoding translation factor GUF1 homolog, chloroplastic, giving the protein MATTTAVCRLAVLTPAPSPSPLASGRRRPAAPFSATSRPRALSAASRGRVLCLAASAPASSTDAGQDRLQKVPITNIRNFCIIAHIDHGKSTLADKLLEMTGTVQKRDMKQQFLDNMDLERERGITIKLQAARMRYVMNNEPYCLNLIDTPGHVDFSYEVSRSLAACEGALLVVDASQGVEAQTLANVYLALESNLEIIPVLNKIDLPGAEPDRIAQEIEEIIGLDCSNAIRCSAKEGIGITEILDAIVTKVPPPKDTLKNPLRALIFDSYYDAYRGVIVYFRVIDGSIRKGDKICFMANKKEYVADEIGVLSPNQMEADELHAGEVGYLSASIRSVADARVGDTITHFAKRAESALPGYSEATPMVFCGLFPLEADQFEELREALGRLQLNDAALKFEPESSSAMGFGFRCGFLGLLHMEIVQERLEREYNLNLIITAPSVVYRVNCSNNETVECSNPSLLPEPGKRRSIEEPYVKIELLTPKDYIGPIMELGQERRGEFKEMNYITENRAKLTYMLPLAEMVGDFFDQLKSRSKGYASMEYSVVGYRVSDLVKLDIQINGEPVEALSTIVHREKAYAVGRALTQKLKELIPRQMFKIPIQACIGAKVIASEALSAIRKDVLSKCYGGDISRKKKLLKKQAEGKKRMKAIGRVEVPQEAFMAVLKLEKEVL; this is encoded by the exons ATGGCCACCACCACGGCCGTCTGCCGCCTCGCCGTCCTTACGCCGGCGCCGTCGCCTTCGCCGCTCGCCTCGGGGCGCCGCCGTCCTGCCGCACCCTTCTCCGCCACCTCCCGCCCGCGCGCTCTCTCCGCCGCCTCCCGCGGCCGCGTCCTCTGCCTCGCCGCCTCCGCCCCCGCCTCCTCCACCGACGCCGGCCAGGACCGCCTCCAGAAG GTCCCCATTACCAACATCAGGAACTTCTGCATCATCGCGCACATCGACCATGGGAAGTCGACGCTGGCGGATAAGCTCCTCGAGATGACAGGGACGGTGCAGAAGAGGGATATGAAACAACAGTTCCTGGATAACATGGacctggagagggagagggggatcaCAATCAAATTGCAG GCAGCTCGGATGCGTTACGTCATGAACAATGAGCCTTACTGCCTGAACTTAATCGATACACCAGGTCATGTCGATTTCTCATATGAG GTCTCCCGATCTCTTGCTGCTTGTGAGGGTGCACTGCTGGTTGTTGATGCTTCTCAG GGTGTTGAAGCCCAGACCCTAGCAAATGTGTATCTTGCACTGGAAAGCAACCTCGAAATCATACCG GTTCTAAACAAAATTGATCTTCCCGGTGCTGAACCTGACCGCATCGCGCAAGAGATTGAAGAG ATAATTGGCTTGGACTGCAGTAATGCAATTAGGTGTTCAGCAAAG GAGGGCATAGGCATCACCGAAATACTAGATGCCATCGTGACCAAGGTCCCCCCACCAAAGGATACTTTAAAAAATCCTCTCAGGGCTCTTATATTTGACAG CTATTATGATGCATACAGAGGTGTCATTGTGTATTTTCGAGTTATTGATGGCAGTATAAGGAAAGGGGACAAGATATGTTTCATGGCCAATAAGAAG GAATATGTTGCTGATGAAATTGGTGTACTATCCCCCAATCAGATGGAAGCTGATGAACTGCACGCTGGCGAG GTCGGCTATCTCTCTGCTTCCATAAGATCAGTAGCAGATGCTAGGGTGGGTGATACAATTACCCATTTTGCAAAAAGAGCGGAATCTGCTTTACCAGGATATTCAGAAGCTACTCCAATGGTTTTCTGCGGCTTGTTTCCTTTAGAGGCAGATCA GTTTGAGGAGTTGCGGGAAGCATTGGGGAGACTTCAGCTAAATGATGCTGCCCTAAAG TTTGAACCGGAATCTTCGAGTGCCATGGGGTTCGGATTTAGATGTGGGTTCCTTGGTCTTCTTCATATGGAAATCGTTCAG GAAAGGCTTGAGAGAGAGTACAATTTGAACCTAATAATTACTGCACCCAGTGTGGTTTACCGTGTCAACTGTTCCAATAATGAAACT gttgaatgttcaaatccatccTTGCTTCCAGAACCTGGTAAACGGAGGTCAATTGAAGAACCGTATGTAAAG ATTGAATTGTTAACACCAAAGGACTATATTGGCCCAATAATGGAGCTGGGTCAAGAGAGAAGAGGTGAATTCAAGGAAATGAACTACATTACAGAAAACAGGGCCAAACTTACTTATATGCTACCACTAGCAGAG ATGGTTGGTGATTTCTTTGATCAACTGAAATCTCGAAGCAAAGGATATGCTAGCATGGAATATTCAGTTGTCGG gtACAGAGTAAGTGACCTAGTAAAGCTGGACATACAAATCAATGGTGAGCCTGTGGAAGCATTGTCGACAATTGTACACAGAGAGAAG GCATATGCTGTTGGGAGAGCGCTCACTCAAAAGCTGAAAGAACTTATACCTCGGCAAATGTTTAAAATACCTATTCAA GCATGTATTGGTGCAAAGGTCATCGCAAGCGAAGCCCTATCAGCCATCAGGAAGGATGTCTTGTCAAAATGCTATG ggggtgatatatcaaggaaaaaGAAGTTGCTGAAAAAACAG GCGGAAGGAAAGAAGAGAATGAAAGCAATCGGGAGGGTCGAAGTTCCTCAAGAGGCATTCATGGCTGTGCTGAAACTGGAAAAGGAGGTGCTATGA